DNA from Prosthecobacter fusiformis:
CGCCTTTGCCGGACTGACACCTGCCTTGAGCCAGTCAGGCACGAGTGTGAACCGGCGCGGGCACATGACCAAAGAGGGCAGCGCCATACTGCGCAAGATGCTTTACATGGCAGCGCTGCAAGCGGTGAAACGCGCCACCAATGCCTTCCATGCCAGCTACCAAGCCTTTGTGGAGCGCGGCAAGCCGAAGATGTGCGCCCTAGGAGCCATCATGCACAAAATCATCCGGGTCGCCTTTGGCGTGCTCAAACACGACACGCCATTTGTCAAAAACTTCGCCAAGCTGGAAGCCTGAAAAAATCTTCCACTTCGGCCTTGCTCTGACCATATCTATTTTCCTTGCTCCCTCCGGGAGCGGGGGAGGCATGTGATGGTTGAATTTGGGTGGGGTGGTAGTCCAGATTTAGGAGTGGGTGTTTGCGTAAATGGGGGGGGGGATGGAGGGGCTTTCCGGCGGCTCTTTGGGACGAGGGGATGCAAAATTACTGCCGAATACAGGTGGGCCGAATCTATTCCGAGTATTCTAGCTCCCGGAGGGAGCGTTGGACATTAGCCGGTGGTGGAAGGAGCGAAGCGACTGGGAGCCACCGGAAGTGGAACCACATGCAATGCGTCAGACAGGCGTCCCGGAGGGACGCTGGAAGGCCCCGAGATGTAACTGGGTATGCCTTTACCAAAGGTGGGCTTCGTTGTATTCCACCAGGC
Protein-coding regions in this window:
- a CDS encoding transposase — protein: AFAGLTPALSQSGTSVNRRGHMTKEGSAILRKMLYMAALQAVKRATNAFHASYQAFVERGKPKMCALGAIMHKIIRVAFGVLKHDTPFVKNFAKLEA